TACTTTCTTTGGATAAATCcgttatatttttgcataaatcCTAgatggtaaatttaaatattatttaatgtcttGTTTCATTTTGCAAATGGCTCATTCCGCTTCCAAAACACCCGGATTAATTTCATGATTATGTGGTGTAAATTTAATgacatgtattaaattattatcggtAGTAATACTACCATTgcatactttttttatgaatacatgACTAACGTTTAccattttttacagatttttgaaaaacgtaaaaaaaatgttggtatCCCAATTTAATATGTCGATGACTGGTTTTAAAAcacttcattattattaaagtacttTAATACAATATCGATAACTATTCAACACCTCAGTATGCAGTCAAAATGAAGGTAATTCGATCAGACATGAAGtttaaaacatgttataaACATCTAAATTAATCAAACATGGTTTTGTTTACAACGTTTAAAACAAATGATTTAAAcagcaaaaagaaaaaaacattcatttaaaacattttttttttttgtttaataaataacaaaaaatgtataaaaactaattttacaatCAAGAGAataggttttataaaaatattgatatttgatatagTACTATGGTAGGTAAATTGGTAAACgttgaatattatgttagtaaATAGTATGCCATAGTAtgtcataatattgaatatattaaatatttaaatattaaatcttaaatttttaactgtacAATGTATAGACTACATTGTAGATACGttcaacttaaataaaaattaaaaccctagttctttgttaaaataaaattgttaaattattttgttaaacattaaaaataataaaaactaataacaaaataataatagtcaaaaatacagtcttttaagttttacttttttctaaccagactttaaattaataaattatgtttaaatttataaaaatgaacaataggaaaaaaaataactatcagTCCTTagacttttaagttttaatataacaagtataacatatttaactaCTTAAGTATTGCGTTTAAAAACTGACAACTGTATTTTAGGTTTTCTTTAACCAGActttaaaacgataaattaataaaaattaacaattcaaaaaaaaaaacacgagtataaaactattaactcCTGACActctaaaaataagtttaacatattaaaattaaataatttaatatttaaagtgtaaCATTTTCAAAGTCTTAGGTAATATAGGAAATGTTGTAAGTAAAaactttatcattttaaaacataaataaaatggaaattattattttggatttaATGATTTGAAAACTGAAACTAATTTTGAAGATTTTTCAACACCTAGTCTATTTCTTAATGTGGTGTGGACAATTCCAAATAAAGTGAAAAATCTTTTAATCCCAGCTGATGAGGCAACTGTTGAATGTAGTTTCTTAGCTATGGTAAGCATttcttttgataaatttatttctagaAATAACCGCTAAGTAAGTGGTTTTACTTGCTTCTTTGTATTCTCTGAgaacaaataacatttaaatgaaaacgcTTGTGCATGGTATGCGATTACCTCTGCCTAAGACTTCAAGCATACTACACAACAAATACACGTGTATACAATGTAGTATcttcaatacaataaatatttataatcccaatgttataatattacaccttAAAACCCACCACAGCTTTTAAGTACTATTGATGAGTGGCCATTTTGgcgtagtattattttataggacttcattcgtttattatacatatattaagcaaaaaaaataaaataaaatattaataaattataaatcaaaataaaatattaaattaacactaTAACACAGTGAAATCGCTCAGATTATACTGTATGCCACTTTTGGCGTAGGTATTTGCAATAAATCAgtgataaatgaataatataaacgaaacACGAGTGCTACAGTatctcttaatttttaaagaaatttttattaatcgataaaaaataatattcaaaatatttacaaaaaattatgtgtttGTTGTTTGTATGGTTTGCTAGTAGtttgttatgtaataaaaatatgacactgtcacattattatatctaactTATAATACggtacatatgtataatataaatttaaaattaattttaatagagaTATTCCTATAGTCATATACTCATACgtgaatctaaaaaataaatattcttataaattatatttgactgaatacaaaacaattcaaaatatacgtCTTAATAGATCAATCTCTacttagaatacatttttatttgtcatcATTATAAGTAagatacaaacataataatcataatatattaaatacataatcgtATCATACATTAAGAGGATGTTATGTGCccgtaaattattagttaaaaataatttcataaaggCAAACATACCTTATATAGTTGcatagtaaataaatcaaattttcacCATAAAAAAGTAAGAACACTAGCTATgaattataatgcaatatgTTAAAATGGGCCTTGATGAGttcaactttaaatgtttacaaattacagTAAGACCTCGATAAAACGGAACTTTGGTAAAACGGAAACACTGCAGGTAATACGGAAAATTTCTTTGgtactttttttcaaatttcatttttttgttccCTGTCAAAACGGAAACCCTGTTAACACGGAAAAATTGCATGGGTTCAAGTGATTCCGTCTTATCGAGGTTTTACAGCAATAcattcatgtataatatattatattatacaatgcattataattatatcattatattatgcataatacaatgcataaaaataatatattcatattggttttacaatgatgaCGTGTTGATTATCACATTTGCCATAACGTTTGAGTGTAGAAATAATTCTCCAATCTTAAAAATTGAGtgtatagtttttgaaaaaaactgtgGCTAAACAGAAATATCTAAGTTAGTTTCTgacaaaattgtttgttttttttttatgcaaattgTTCGTAAATGAATAGGAATtaggataaaatattaagatttaaaatgttcaaaatattttagttctttttgacttaattttagattaaaaatatattattatcacaatttTTCATaggttaaataatgataaaattaaatcaaatgaaCAATATAGTTAATTGCTTCTAATGATTATAGTTAGTAATTGTTGTATTTCAAAAGATATTAATTGTAGACTTTAATACCTaacatattcatttaaaaggtgcaatcaaaattaaatatacaacagAGCAAGtattcttgtattttttttatttttactattcgtataatttgatttaaattatctaaaaaaaagtgtCCTAttctaaatatgtttttgttgaAGTGGTCGATGTTTAACAGTTATATCTATCGTGTACCTGCTAGTTGCTACAGTTTCTTTAtcgtatttattacataatttattttttattgcaaaaaCTATTACTATcacttttacataaattatcaataataatattatacacaaagaCACAACGTGATTTTCGAATATACTTACACTTTTAACCTATATTTTCTATAGcccattaaaatttttgaatttgtttatttttgtctataattactgattataaaaactgtatacttggtcaaaaagtttaaaaattaaaaaatcctaACAGTATTGTAATttcagaaattaataaatagatatcaaaaataaatttttacagttttcttgttatataccaattttaaaatatcaaaattaataggctttattattactttatagccATGTCaagtttttaagaaatttgatatataataaaaaataatggtcagagttacctattattttgttgtatctaaatctaattaaaaaaaatattattcgtttgaAATGGCCATTActaagtgtattattatttaccgttTACCGTGTATTTATTGCAGGTGTATCAACAAAATTTTCaagacatttatataaatttgaagctgtgtaaaattttaaattatgatccCACGAACTTAACATTATTCTAACCTAGTATAGTATGTAAATGTTGACTTATAAGGTAATAACTAATGATAGATAATAGtgtcatattaaattttaaatatattaataatttattattatatttaattaattttttttaaccttcacatcataatattattgatagaaaaattaattacattttagaattttaaatgtattcaaatattataaaggtgaacattttttacaattgaaCGCGCAAatctctttttttatatattacaaccaATTAACCGGTTGCCACAATTGTTctctgtatttaataatttaattaatgtgcTATTAAAGGTTTAACTagactaaaaacaataatactttagtagtaggtataaataaaaaattgtatattgatagtcatttcatatttttaatttttatgtcaacttgtgtatattgtaccacttaaaatatttattttgtaaagtggttttaaaatcttaacttGACTTGAGGTATTTTACTTGTCCaaacgtttaaatttaaaaacagtgtTACTTTAAGTACACACAAAGTGTACCAAACGATAATTCAACTATATccgaaaatactattataacaccACACAATATTTAGGAGATAACCGTTATCAATACGACTTAAGAGTATTTTAccgaaaaaaatctaaattttttttctgaatttttcTACGTGAgtcaaaaatgatttaaattgtttgtaccCGCAAATCTCAAAGAATTGTTATCCAAATTTAcgacaaaaatgtaatgtagcTTATATGTATGTAGCTTATAGACTCAAAAATCTCTAGACCGATTTTTACGATAGTTTCAGAGAATGTTCTTagaagtattttaaaagttttgatgGAAATTAGGTATATCAAATGTAAATCCAATATGccatatttagattttttattactgtcGAATTAGTTTTCAAAGCGTTGTACACCAATGCCGATTCGCTCGTGAACTGAGGTACACTAAAACCGAAATACATTGATATAACGCcatgttttatgtttgttcatatttttctcAGCGAAGTCGGgtacatacaatatagttaaatatttgttgggAGACAGACCGTCTGTGCTCGATTACGTTGTTCATCGTATAcactgtatatagtatatagtataaaatatatatacattatacgatgataaatcattttatttaaattcaacacaTCAACTACAATAACTACAATGTGACCGACTCTATGATGACTGACGAGGTACACTATCAACACCTAATATAGCAAAAGTGCAAAGTGACTTTCTAGTTTCTATTggtttttgtattgtattatgtttcgTTTTACTacgtttttgtttatactatgtattattagtattaatagtcCATAACATCAATTATCACCACAATAATTATGATCGTAGTATGGTATTATAacaagaatataaattaaaaacatagttttattcaatgaatatttaaaaatcacgtataaataataataataatgataatagaaaaaatactttgaatacaaaaattagCCAGCGGTAGGTACATACGTAATATACATGCatagtattactatattacttaatgcttttaataacattttatagtacTTCACATGCATACATAATGGATAATCAGTGTTGTAGtatgaataaaagaaaaacattactatatatatagtaataatgtaatatatatatactattacaataatatgttatataatatagaaatatatgtatataatatatggtgtgATTTATTCAACACAAGACACGTCTgctaatgtatattacataggtgtcttacgtttaaaaaaaatcactacatataggtatatatacaaatataatattatattgtatactaaaaaaaaaaataataataataataataataataataaatataaaaatagtttgtacACACAGCACAAAGCTACATATAGACTACACGTTACAcactattgtaataaataaaattacagatTACAATGCTCTATAACGATGAAGACTGTGTGTGGGTGTGTGTTGTGTGCTTgtatgtgagtgtgtgtgaGCGAGAAAGAAAtagagtgtgtgtgtgtgtgtggttgCGTCGTCGAGCGCCGACTTCAGTGGACACCGCCGTTGTACATGACATAGTCCTTCGACCACGTCAAGTCCTTCAACATCCTTCCAACCACCACCATCATGATTTGGTCACTGCGACGAGTTAACCGTTCAACAGGTTCTGGACGGATCTCAATGCGGTGATCGggatctaaaaatattaacgaaaACAGTCCAAGTGTAATTTCATTCTCAGCGGTAAATATTGcctagacataataataacgttaacACGACAAtgtggatattatattattatttttatgtaatattatgatgatattataataaacatgaggatgatgatgatattacaattattttagtgaCTAATTGATGCCATCACCATCACCGTAtccgtattaatgtattatacgtttacagtatttgtatgaaaacgattttaaaacttattgtataacaagtcgagtttagttattattattattgttattagatgGTTAGAACCAAGTTaggcgtgtgtgtgtatgctACTACATCACCACCGTCACACACAACACGTACGttgaatatttcattgtaatttgtttttgtgtgTACCATCATGGGAGCTCCTGCTTTTCCGTTTACGGAGGCTCCAGCAGACTCGTGTCCGTAATCGGCACCGACGAAAGTCGCTACCGGAACTTTATCATCGCCACCGTACGTGGCACTGCCAGACACGGCGGATGCGGAAGCGGAGGAGGCGACGCCGCTGTTCTGGTGGTGACCGTGAACGGCTCCTGTAGAACATCGAAAAAGAaacgaataacaataattgtatacgatgtataactaatacattataatgatataatgtatcatGTCGACCAACAACGATAATGCACACGCGAGCGAAAACTGGtatatgcacacacacacacacacacacacatacataatattgtatattatgatatttatttgtgcGTGTACAAAAacctattcatttattatttctattattgcGAATGTATACCTGTTTGTCCTTGATGCATTTGTTTCTGGTTTAAGTACGTATTGACAGACTGTAATACATTGATGGGAATCTAAACATCAAAAAACACATAACCGAATCAAGCGATTTCTATaaggtaataattatgtattaggtataggtattagatattgtatatgtgtatacacgCGCACGTATGCTGTTTAATGCTATGCACACAAACATTGTGCGATTATGTACGCACAAACTGTTTCCGTTTTCTTGCACACATAAACAGTATTTAATGAGCGCGTTTACTGCGTTACGCAGTCATATCGTACAGGTTCGtgcagataattttaaataatttttaatgacacTTTGTACCTATTGTGGTATCGTATACCTTATACTTTATACCTTATATGGCGTactcgataatattataatacatgacgACTTACGGCGAAAATTCTGTCGAATAAACCGCCAGCGTTGCCGCCGACTCCGGTTCCGGCTGCAGCTCCAACTCCCGAGTAATGCGAATCGGGTTTTCCGCTGTTACCGTATCCTCCAATAGCCGGTTTCATTGGCCCTCCGGTCGACGCAAAGTCGCTAGCACCGACGAATCCGACACCGGCTCCGGCTCCGGCACCTCCTGTACCGTATCCGGCACTGGCACCAAGACCGTTTCCGCCGGCGGAAGCAACAGCACTACCGTCGTCAGCCAGGGAAGCAGCCGCGTGGAAACCTCCCCAAGATGCGGACACGGAGTCACCGTTCTTGCTGATGAACGATCCGGATTGAATGATTTCCTGTAAACGAAAATGTTTCTAATGACacatgtattatgttaaactatacggcattaaataaataacaacaacattTATAGATTCGTAAGTTATATACATTCTCTACTCTCAGtgcgtatttaaattatcgttttatttttacgaagaTTTATCTACGTAGATCAATGTTTAGTTGAAATTGAATTAGTCATTTACCTACTTTCTTAAtggacctaacctaacctataggAACTacttgcatataatataagaccGGCTCTTTTGTATGTACGAGTATAAATTATGgttgtttaaaatcaataggtaTACTCGTTGAAGACGCATTACTACGTTACCTGCTTAAAATGtcccctcaaaaaaaaaaaaagagtgtGGTAATGTTGACGGAATAAAGTGAATGGATGCGACCGTGAATAAGGAGCACAAGAGACTTTAACGGCCGTTGAGAATTTTGTAACATGCACTGCataatagtgtataattattattaattatatagaaatgaGGTTCGCGTCAACGGCCTCAATGTTACACCCTACTAACTTATTTCTATATACctgctatttattataatattattgtcgtcaTTGTGCAGCGTCTAGATACAATTAGTGATTGGTATACACGGACGGATGTGAATTTCTCAACACTGTCAATCGATCAAATGTGTGAGAATTACATGAGAAAAACCATACAATGCGATTTAGTAACATCGAGTGTTGTTGAATGTGCATACACgtgaatataaacataattatactttaagtaCTAAGTGGATTTACTTGAGTACAACGACGTGTAATATGGGAAATCGAGcgtaataacactaataacgAAGACCACCACGGCGgcgtgattataatattataataactataatgtgCGAGCCTTGATGAAGAAAtcgctataaatataatgtactcgcttaaaattcatataaatttcGTGATACGCGTAcgaatgatttaataatataatatatgtgtgtaaaaataatattttcgtggACTAATAAGCATAATTAGCACGAACCAACAACCGGAACGATGAGCGTTCGTTAatgggtatatatatatatatatatattatctataatgtcCATCAGCCTATCATGTCCTTGTGCGCAAGTCAGCGGGGTAATCTATGAGTCTACGTGTCGTCCGCAAGGCCATTATATCAATTATGCAACCGACAGGAGGAGTTCTTGTGAATGGAGTTCTGGACCACCTCTCCATACCATTTTGccacatttcaatatttaggtataaaaagtgaaaaatgaaatttttttaaaaattatatgcagGTATAAAATAgagtatataatttgaaaattcaggacattttttagttgcatactatttattatagtggTGAGATTTGTGGTTATTTGTCGGTTAaatcgttaaataatttatacttaaaaattgctaaaaataacacttaaaTACGGTTcaatattcatacatatagATAACAATACACGACACACGTCACCGCGTATATACGTGCatagatgtatataatattatatacttttattataaaatacgtgtATATCGCGAGATATGTGTCAGCGCAGTGGTATCAATATAgcagttttcattttttatgatttataatttcaatctcGACCGATAGTCATTACGTTCAAGTTACGTGCCCAGGTCTGTAGGTGTATTCGTACATTAATGGTTTTCACCGTACCTGTCACAATATTGATACGCCGCgtgcgtattatattaatattctgtaATCCGCATCATGGCtagatgtttttttatagctgCACTGTGCAGAGTACAATTGATAGTGGTTAGTGTACCAAGAGATTATTACAGGGTCTAACCGTGATATCCACTTGCTactgaaatgtttaaaagacTCTAAAAGGCATCGTATTCGACTTGTCGAGCTATTTGTGGGGCGAAATAAGCCAGTAATTCGAACAATTCGCCACCAAGTTTAATCctaatttctatttaatttgtaattatctgGTATTAACGGTTTAAGTCAaccattaaataaacttacgtGTCGAAAAAGTTCACAAcacaatcattaatatattatattaaacgaatatgattaaaatattactcacGTTACTCTGTTCAGATTTGTCTGCACTAGGAGCAGCAAGCGCTACACCCACAACCATGGCAATGGTCAACATTGTCttgaaattattgatatgAGACATCTTTGTAAAAGTAGTaagtttctataaaatattgataaaaaaaagcacgtcaaaatattgaatttatataatttaacttttatcatttaaaaatgttgttggtatctatttaaaaaaaaaaaaaaactatatttatgtatattgtaataaatatttaaatatccataGACTATACGttgttacttaatttaaaaataataagtagtcgaaattaggtactattaaaatgtacttattttcaataaaaaagtatgatattataacattattgtatttcgAAATGATgtgaaagaaaaaatactaaacaatattttcaaatcacacccgaaaaacaaatttcaatacataaaGCTACATCCAAATAATTCATCTAACTAACGCGTGGCCAAATGTTTTGTAtcgtaatacaatttaaactgtttaacagaatataatattataacaggcattttaatatatgatttatgcGCGCGTGTGATTTTTGCAAATGTCCAAGCTTTTAAAATCGCTTTCAAATCAAAGGACAGAAATGAAACGTTTACacgcaattattaaattctgcaatataatacaatgtaataaaatgcCTAGAATAGTCGCGCCGGGTCGAATCGAAATGACCGGTCGACGGGCCGTAATGGCGGCCGGGAAAACTTACATTGTGTGTATAGTTGTACAAGGAAATCTACGTAGTCGACTTGGCGCGGAGAGACTATATGCTTGTACGACGGAATATTGTCGTCGTGTTCAGGAAACTTCTCTCCGGGAAAATCGTTTCGATCGCTGTCGCTGCACTACCGCTACTGAACGCCGTCGACGGTTCGGATGTGCGGTCAggtgtatttaatacattcgGTGGACGGGACGACGGCGGCGGAGGCGATAGGGACCAGCCACCGGCAGTGTTGGTGGGAGGGGAGGGGGGGGCAGACTCGGCTGCAGTCGGGTGGAATGGGTAGGCAAAACCGCCGTGTTTTTCCGCCGCGGCCAAGGTCGACATTGGCACAAAGCCAGTGGATTAATCTCAAATCCTCAACCTCGtcgctattatttattacatatttttacgtgTACACGGCGCATAATAACGCGtgtatatatgatttaattttctacGCATCGGACGATAAATATCTAagcaacaataacaacaacagcaacaaccTCGCCGATCGCATTATATTcgtaatgtacataaaaatcgactTCATTGTATATTACGGCGGCTGCAGCGCGGCGCGGCGCGACCACCACGACGGACGGGGAAGTGAAAAACCGGTGTAAGCCCCGAGGCGGACGGTTTGCAAAATTACATAtcaagtgtgtgtgtgtgtgtgtgtgtgtgtgcgtgtatatAGGAACGTGTTATGCGCGTGGTTATATTGGgtgtatacgagtatatgcATACACATGACGTGTGTAGGTAAAATAATCGTTTTGGTGTCGGTGGTTcgcgataataataacattatttgcgAGAGAGAGACATGCGCGGACGAGGatgatgattaataatattgaggaAACGCGAGCACACGAATGCAAATGCcttttaatgtatttgaaaagTCCAAACGAGGAAAtcgttattacataattatattatgttttactcgTTATGCATCTCGCGCACACAGTGGTAAGTACTGACGATCGGTGTACTCATAgatatatgtacaatttaacaattataataagaataacgataaaatgaccatcactttaataatatataaatcgaaaATTATTATGCCAAACGTGCGATGATGTGGACAATAGAttgtgaatttaaaaacaaaaattataaccgAAAAGTCGGTCTGCTGTATTATGTTTTGACTGTATCTCGTTATTGAATAGACAATagctgttttaaattatataccgaAAAACAGCTCTGAATGGAGATGAGGGGACATCCTCTATATTAATTTCCAGgagattttataagtaattaatatcaaGTATCTtactattgaaaattatttttttttaatgatatgataaatataattttagaatgatTAAAGATCTCtatgatcaatattttttaataattatgaaacaacaacaaaataaaggaTAAAAAcagttgttatattatgtttgtataatgtatccaatttagttaacattttaaagcttaatattgtattaaatattaaagtcttatatattatatattttatgaattttaagaattttgaaataatttacatattattttgttacttatatgttttataaaaataataaaaataaagataaataataatcgatgtaatataaataaaaaaaaaaaaaaaatactaaacttTATTCAtcgttaaaactattaattagtaatttcgtgaacattttaactttaaatgttaaaaaaaaaatgtgtgacTATATCACctatatgtatctataatatattttaatttttaattgctgtAAGAAAAACTTATGAGGTTGatctaatataacatttttaagctttttctcacaaataaaatagtatcatacgtaatataaaaaaattgaaaacttaaaatatctatgaGTAGTACAAAAAgagtcaaattattttgaaaattacattatgtattatgtctagaaaatgctaatatagataaatattcgGTGAACCTTTTTTCAAGTTTGTTGTTAACCTTTTTTGGTTtacaaaatacctaataatgaaACCATTCGACGACGCTATACAAAAATCGGTGAAATTATCGCCCctctgtatttttataacttcaaAATAACGTCAATAATAAATGGCTCAtacttgttaatattttaaaacatattaaattattatattttgtgacgGTTTATGTGATAATGCTCAAGGTGTCTAAGTATTTCCACTGGTGAAAATACTTGTGTCATGGGAAAATTTCACTTTACCCAATAATGTTTAGCTTTCGGCGTttccatatatatttaataaagcaCTTTCAATGCTATAACGCTATTgaagaatttataatacattaacaacTTAATGTGGTCATCTACTGTGACGAAATATTTGTGAAATTCGCAATGGAAAAATGCAGGTGTTAATATTGGCTTAATATAAGTTTCATGcggaacttttatttattttcatagttttaacgatatactatattatattttataatatatctagttGTGACCAAGTTGCAACCATCCGGGTTGCAACTTGGCTTTACAAATTAACCCGACAaggacaataatttatcataatatactggGTTGTCGTGTGATATTTTTGGTCCTATCGATAGCACGTAGATATATAAGATCCTAACTCCTTATAGTTGTTCGGTTACTCAATATccctttatacatttataatattatgactattacatacataatgttataaatagataactaaTGAGtatataatgcaatttttattgtacagcCAAATTTgggtagaaaataattttatacttcttAAGGTATGTAATAAAAAGCGTATATAATTTGCTTTAGTATCTGCAGTCGAACCATTTATAACCATGTCTTGTAGCTTATAAGTATAAGTGGTACATTATCGTCTATCATTATCACTCATATATGTATGtgctgtgtgtgtgtatgctaTGTGCAGATTCTAAGTACGTACACATGCTTGCTCATACGTTTTTGTGGTAGTTTGTGCAAAATCCGGTTTATCTGGTACGGCGTCATGGAGGCCATCACGACATACAACACGCTCCGAGCACTGCCGGAGGGAACTGCACCAGGGAAAACCGTGGTAACAACGAAAAACAGTGAACTCCTACGTCATGTCCG
This genomic stretch from Rhopalosiphum maidis isolate BTI-1 chromosome 3, ASM367621v3, whole genome shotgun sequence harbors:
- the LOC113559661 gene encoding glycine-rich cell wall structural protein 1.0-like isoform X1; translation: MSHINNFKTMLTIAMVVGVALAAPSADKSEQSNEIIQSGSFISKNGDSVSASWGGFHAAASLADDGSAVASAGGNGLGASAGYGTGGAGAGAGVGFVGASDFASTGGPMKPAIGGYGNSGKPDSHYSGVGAAAGTGVGGNAGGLFDRIFAIPINVLQSVNTYLNQKQMHQGQTGAVHGHHQNSGVASSASASAVSGSATYGGDDKVPVATFVGADYGHESAGASVNGKAGAPMMVHTKTNYNEIFNIPITALRSVQNLLNG
- the LOC113559661 gene encoding glycine-rich cell wall structural protein 1.0-like isoform X2, yielding MSHINNFKTMLTIAMVVGVALAAPSADKSEQSNEIIQSGSFISKNGDSVSASWGGFHAAASLADDGSAVASAGGNGLGASAGYGTGGAGAGAGVGFVGASDFASTGGPMKPAIGGYGNSGKPDSHYSGVGAAAGTGVGGNAGGLFDRIFAIPINVLQSVNTYLNQKQMHQGQTGAVHGHHQNSGVASSASASAVSGSATYGGDDKVPVATFVGADYGHESAGASVNGKAGAPMMIPITALRSVQNLLNG